In Isoptericola variabilis 225, the genomic window CCTCGGCGAAGAACATCCAGCGCCACGCGGCGAGGCCGAGGAGCAGCTCCTCGGCGGCGCCGCCGGCCGCCGCGGCGATCGCGTAGTCCGACAGGAGCGCCACGAAGATGCCGACGACGATCGCGAGCTGCTGGAGGGAGCCGAGCCGTCCGCGGATCGACGCCGGCGCGATCTCGGCGATGTACGCGGGGGCGATGACGGACGCCGCGCCGACGCCGAGACCGCCGAGCACGCGCCAGACGATCATGTCCGCGGGGCCGACGGCGATCGTCGAGCCGATCGCCGAGATCGTGAACGCGCCCGAGGCGAGCACCATGACGCGGATACGGCCGATCTTATCGGCGAGACGGCCGGCGAAGTAGGCGCCGAGCATGCAGCCGAGCAGCGCCGAGGACACGACGAAGCCCGTGAGGCCGGAGCCCATCCCGAACTCCTCGCGCATGGGCGTCACGGCGCCGTTGATGACCGCGGTGTCGAACCCGAAGAGGAAGCCGCCGAGCGCCGCGACCGACGCCAGCTGGATGACCCTCGCCGCGTAGAACTCGCGTCCTGCCGTGCCCACACCGGTCGCCATGTCGGCCTCCCGCCGCCGTTGCCAGGTGCAGGCAGGCTAAGTCCGCCCTGCGGGGTGCGCCACAGGAGCGCCGGGCAACCTCACTTGGCGTCGGCGTAGCTGGACACGGCCGCGACGGTCAGCGGGAACGTCACCGGGAAGTCGCCGAACAGCAACCGCCCCGCCTCGGCGGCGGCCTCGCGCACCTCGTGCGCGACGGCGTCGGCCAGGTGCGCCGGGGCGTGCACCACGACCTCGTCGTGGAGGAAGAAGACGAGGTGCGGCCGGTCCGCGAACGGGGCGGGCGCCCGGCCGGGCTCGGCGTCGTGCGCCGGCCCCAGCGCCCACAGGCGCCGGCGGATCGACGCGAGCCAGCACAGCGCCCACTCCGCCGCGGTGCCCTGCACGACGAAGTTGCGCGTGAACCGGCCCCACGAGCGCGTGTACGAGCGGGCGCGGGCCGCGGCGTCGTCCCCGGCGGCGTCGGCGAACGCACCGGCCTGCGCCTCGTCCCACGCCGCGCCCGGGGGCGGTGACGAGCGGCCGAGCCGGGTGGTCACGACGCCGCCCCGCTCGCCGGTGCGCGCCGCGTCCTCGACGAGCGCGATGGCGCGCGGGAAGGTCGCCGCGAGCCGCGGCAGCACCTGCGCGCTCGCGCCCGTGGTGCCGCCGTACATCGCGCCGAGCATCCCGACCTTCGCCAGTTCCCGCGTCTCGACCGCGCCAGACGCGACGATGCCGGCGTACATGTCGCCCGCCTGGCCGGCGGCGGCCATCGCCTCGTCGGCCGCCATGCCGGCCAGGACCCGCGGCTCGAGCTGGGCGGCGTCGGCGACGACGAGCACCCAGCCCGGGTCCGCCTGCACCGCCCGGCGCACCGTCCTCGGCAGCTGCAGCGCTCCCCCGCCGCTCGACGCCCAGCGCCCGGTGACGACGCCACCCACGACGTACTCGGTGCGGAAGCGCCCGTCGCGCACCCACTGGTCGAGCCAGTGCCAGCCGTTGGCCGTGAGCAGCCGGTAGAGGTTCTTGTACTCGAGCAGCGGCTCGACGACCGGGTGGTCGAGCTTCTCCAGCTCCCACTTGCGCAGGCTGCGCGCACCCACGCCCGCGTACTGCATGGCCTTGAGCAGGTCGGGGTGCGAGTCGGGGTTGAGCGTCGGCGGCGCGTCGAGCGCGGCACGGATCCGCTCCGCGAGCGCCTCGAGCCGTTCGGGACGCCGCCCCTCGGGCGGCCGTGGCCCGAGCGCCTCGGTGAGGATCGCGTCGTGCACGTCGGCGCGCCACGGCAGGCCGGCGTGGTGCATCTCCGCCGCCACGAGCGCGCCGGCGGACTCGGCCGCGAGGAGCAGGCGCAGGCGGCCGGGGTCGGCCGAGCCGTCGACCGCGGCGAGCTGGGCGGCGAGCTCGGCCTCCGGGTCCGGGCCGCCGTCCCGGTCGCCCGACGACGGCGCGCCCGACGACGGCGCGCCCGACGACGGCGCACCCGGCGCGGTGCGGACGGGCCGGCCGGCGGCGGGCGCCGTGAGCTCGAAGAGTGCGTCGGGCTGCGGCGCGCGCCGGCCCGGCTCGGGCGCGTCCCCGGCCGGCGCGGGCTCCATGGCGTCCCACGGCCCGGGCGGGGCCGTCGCCAGCGCCGAGCCGGCCGCGAGCGCGGAGCCGCGCAGGATCCGGTGCGCGAGCCGCAGGTCGTGGGCGCGGTCCACCCGGACGCCCGCGCGCAGCAGGGCGGGGTACCAGCGGTTGGTGTCGTCCCACGTCCAGCGGGGTGGCGCCGTGCCCGTCGCGCGCGCCGTCTCCTCCCGCTCGGCCACGACGGCGGGGAGGTCGTCCGCGCGCGCGGTCAGCAGGAGGTGCACGTGCCCATCCTGCCGCCCGCGTCCGACACCTCAGCGCGCGTCGGCCCGGCGGCCGGCGCGCGGAGCCCACGGGTCGCGCGCGAGCGCCGCCGCCGCGTCGAGGCCCACGAGGTCCCGCGCGGTCAGCACGGGGTTCGCGCGCCGGAGCCGCACCGCCTCGGGCAGGTGGGCGACGTACTCGGTCCCGGCCTCGTCGGCGAGCGCGCGCAGCACCTCGCGCATGGTCGCGGCGACGGCCGGGTGCAGGTCGGCGGCCACGGGGACCATGGCGGGCGTGACGACCGCCTCGGCGCAGATGAGCGCCGTCATCGCGACGTCCAGCGCGGGCGGGCCGGGCCGCGCGTTCGCCCAGTCGACGAGCCGCGGCCCGTCGGGCGCGAGATGACGTTGAGCGGGTGGAGGTCGAGGTGCACGAGCGTGCCGCCGTCCCAGTCGACGGCGTGCAGCGCCGCGTGCAGGCGGGCCATGATCGCGCCGGCCGCCGCGGGCGTGACCTCGAGCGCGAGCAGGGCCTCGGCGAGGGTGGGCCCGTCGATGCGTTCGAGGACCATCTCGGGCCCGTCGACAGCGAGGACCGCGGGCGCCGGGAAGCCGGCGGCCACGACCTTGCTCAGGAGCGCCGCCTCGCGAGCCGCCGGCCGGCCGTCGCGGTACCGGCGGACGACGCGGCGCTCGTCGAGGGCGTAGACGTCGGCGTCCCGTCCGGAGGCGAGCAGCTCCATGCGTGCATCGTCGCAGACTCGTGCCGTCGTGGGAGCCCCGGGACTCCCGCGCGGGTCGCCGGGACCTGCGGGGCCGGTGTGTCGGACGCCGCGGCTAGCCTCTCGGACCGTGCCCGACGCGTCGCCCCTCTCGCCCCTGACCACCGACCGGCTCGTGCTCACCGCCGTCGAGCCGTCCGACGTCGACGAGCTCTACGCGCTGCACGCCGACCCGCGCGTGTGGACGCACTTCCCGTCCGGCCGGCACACCGAGCGCACGCAGACCGAGCGCGACGTCGCCGCGTACCGCGCCGACTGGGACCGCGACGGCGTCGGCTACTGGACCGCGAGGCAGCGCGACGACGGCGCGTTCGTCGGCGTCGGCGGCGTCCGGCTGCGGCCGCCGGGCGTGCTCAACCTCTACTACCGCGTCGACCCCTCCCACCAGGGTCTAGGGTTCGCGACCGAGCTCGGCCGCGCGGCGCTCGACGTCGCGCGCCGGCGTCTGCCCGACGTGCCCGTCACCGCGTACCTGCTCGAGCACAACCACGCGTCCCGCGCGACGGCCGAGCGCCTGGGCCTGGAGCTCGTGTGGCGCGGTCCGGACGCCGGGAACCCCGACCCGGAGGCGGTGCGGCTGGTCTACGCCGACCGGCCGCTGGGCGCGGAGCTCCTGGCCCTGCTCGTGCGGACGTGAGTCACACGAGGCCGTGCTCGAACGCGAAGGCGCTCGCCGCGGTGCGCGACCCGACGTCGAGTTTGGCGAAGATGTTCGACAGGTGGCGCGCGACCGTCTTCTCGGACAGCACGAGCTCCGGGGCGACCTGGGCGTTGGACCTGCCGGCCGCGACGAGGCGGAGCACCTCGACCTCGCGCGGGCTGAGGCCGCCCGGTGCCACGGCGTCGCCGAGCAGCCGCGTGCACTCCTCCCCGGCGGGCCGGGCGCCGAGCCCCACGAACGTCTCCCGCGCGGCGCGCAGCTCCGCGCGGGCAGCGTCGTCGTCGCCGAGCGACCGGTAGGCACGCCCGAGCAGGGCACGGCACCGCGCCACCTCGTACGCCGCTGTGAGTGCGGTCCATGCCGCCACCGCGCGACGCGCGGCACCTGCGGCGGTCTCGGCGTCGCCGCGCGCGAGCGCCACCTGCGCGGCCGCCAGCCCGGCGGCTCCCCGCGCGGCCGGGCCGTCGACCACGGTGGCGAGGCGGGCGAGCTCGTCCGCGAGCGCCGCCGCCTCGTCGAGCGCACCGGCGGCCACGAGGACCTCGACGGCGGTCGGCAGGACCCGCAGGCGGGAGACCTGGTCGCGCGCCTCCTCGAGGTGGCGCCGGACGGCACCGGCGGCCGCCCCGACGCGGCCCTGGGCGAGCCACAGGAGGGCCCGCCCGGGCGGCACGGCGTCGCCCGACGCCGCGGACCAGAGTCTCGACGTGCTGGGTGGTCATGTCCGTACCTCCGTGGTCGAGCTCGACGCTAGGCGACGGCCGGGCGCCCCGGCATCGGGAGGGATGCCCATCCGAGGATGCGGGACGATGAGTC contains:
- a CDS encoding phosphotransferase; its protein translation is MELLASGRDADVYALDERRVVRRYRDGRPAAREAALLSKVVAAGFPAPAVLAVDGPEMVLERIDGPTLAEALLALEVTPAAAGAIMARLHAALHAVDWDGGTLVHLDLHPLNVISRPTGRGSSTGRTRGPARPRWTSR
- a CDS encoding GNAT family N-acetyltransferase, producing MPDASPLSPLTTDRLVLTAVEPSDVDELYALHADPRVWTHFPSGRHTERTQTERDVAAYRADWDRDGVGYWTARQRDDGAFVGVGGVRLRPPGVLNLYYRVDPSHQGLGFATELGRAALDVARRRLPDVPVTAYLLEHNHASRATAERLGLELVWRGPDAGNPDPEAVRLVYADRPLGAELLALLVRT
- a CDS encoding bifunctional 3'-5' exonuclease/DNA polymerase, which produces MHLLLTARADDLPAVVAEREETARATGTAPPRWTWDDTNRWYPALLRAGVRVDRAHDLRLAHRILRGSALAAGSALATAPPGPWDAMEPAPAGDAPEPGRRAPQPDALFELTAPAAGRPVRTAPGAPSSGAPSSGAPSSGDRDGGPDPEAELAAQLAAVDGSADPGRLRLLLAAESAGALVAAEMHHAGLPWRADVHDAILTEALGPRPPEGRRPERLEALAERIRAALDAPPTLNPDSHPDLLKAMQYAGVGARSLRKWELEKLDHPVVEPLLEYKNLYRLLTANGWHWLDQWVRDGRFRTEYVVGGVVTGRWASSGGGALQLPRTVRRAVQADPGWVLVVADAAQLEPRVLAGMAADEAMAAAGQAGDMYAGIVASGAVETRELAKVGMLGAMYGGTTGASAQVLPRLAATFPRAIALVEDAARTGERGGVVTTRLGRSSPPPGAAWDEAQAGAFADAAGDDAAARARSYTRSWGRFTRNFVVQGTAAEWALCWLASIRRRLWALGPAHDAEPGRAPAPFADRPHLVFFLHDEVVVHAPAHLADAVAHEVREAAAEAGRLLFGDFPVTFPLTVAAVSSYADAK
- a CDS encoding response regulator transcription factor — its product is MPPGRALLWLAQGRVGAAAGAVRRHLEEARDQVSRLRVLPTAVEVLVAAGALDEAAALADELARLATVVDGPAARGAAGLAAAQVALARGDAETAAGAARRAVAAWTALTAAYEVARCRALLGRAYRSLGDDDAARAELRAARETFVGLGARPAGEECTRLLGDAVAPGGLSPREVEVLRLVAAGRSNAQVAPELVLSEKTVARHLSNIFAKLDVGSRTAASAFAFEHGLV